The DNA window GCTCGGATCATCTGCTCGGCCTCGTCCATGGCCTCTTCTGCTGCGAGCGACTTCCAGGGGTTGGGGCCTAGGTGGTCGCCGCCGAGGATAATGCGATCTATTGGAAAGCCCGTTCGAGTGGCGATGTCCTCAACGAAGCGACGGAAGTCGGCAGGCTTCATGCCGGTGTAGCCGCCATCCTGATTGACCTGGTTGCAGGTCGCTTCGATCAGCAGGGGAGAATCCGTCCTTGACGCGCGGAGCATCGCCGCTTCGAGGACGAGCGGATGAGCAGAGCAGATCGAAGGTATGCCTTTGAAGCCACTCTCGCGTTCGCTCCAACGCGCGATATCCTGAAGTGGGTTTTGTTGAGCCATTGCGCTGTCCTCCGGATAGGTCGCGTGCAAATAAAATCGATATAAATCACTCCTATGCCGACTATCGATCACAATCAATCATTTTTTAGATTGACATTGATCGAAGCCGGAATGAATGTAGCGGCGAACAAAGGAGGAAAGGCGCTCATGAAGGACGATCGGCTGTCGGCCATAAGGCAGCATCTTTACAGCCACGGATTCAGCCATATTCAGACGATCGCGGATGCCGTCGGCGCCTCTTTGCCAACGGTGCGGCGCGATCTTCTTGCGCTGGAGGCGGAAGGCGCGATCGTTCGCACGCATGGCGGTGCCCGAATTGCCGATGCCACGGGAACCGAAGTCGCGTTCGAACTGAGAGAGCAGAAAAACCTTGCCGCCAAACGCGCAATCGCTGACGCTGCTTTCGAGGAATTGGTGCCGAAGAGCACCGTCTTTCTCGATGCCGGCACGACCGTGCTGCAGCTTGCCCGACGCCTGCGGCTCGAACCAATGCCGCTGTCTATCTTTACCAATTGCGTCACTGTCGCCCAGGTGTTGATGGACGTGAGCGATCTGCGCATCACCCTGATCGGCGGTCAGCTCCGCCCCGAAAATGCGTCCATGGTTGGGCCAATCGCGGAAAGCACGCTGGAGCGGCTCTGGTTCGATCAGCTCTTTCTCGGGGCTGGCGCGATTGCCGACGATACCTGCCTTTATAGTCTCGATGAACACGAAGCGCGGGTCAACGAGCTGATGCTGGCGCGATCGGCGAAGAAGGCACTGCTTGTCGACTCCTCCAAGTTCGGACACCGGCTGACCTATCGCGTCGCCCCCCTTAATAGCGATCTGAAAATATTTACCGATCACAAGCTGCCGATCGAATGGCGAGCGCGCATCAACAATCTCGGGTCCAGCGTTACGGAAGCGCCCTATCGCGAGAGCGAACGCCGATGAGTTACGCCCTTGGTCTGGATAGCGGCGGTACTAAGACGCTGATTGCGCTTGTGGAGGAAAGCGGCGCAGTGCTCGGTATCAGTTCCGGCGCCAGTCTCGACCCGACTGCAGGCGACGAATGGCCAGCGCGACTGGCCCGGCAAGTGGGTGAGGCGACACAGGGGCGTGAGGCGCCCGTCGCGGCGGCTTTCGGCCTATCCTTCCATGACGAGATTGAAAACTTCACGCGCCGGCAGAAGCAAGTCGCCGCAGCGCTCCTTCCAACGTCGCAGGTCATCGTCGAAAACGACGTGCGTATGGCGTTCGATGGCGCCTTCGCCACGGGCGGCGGCGTCCTGGTTCTTGCCGGCACCGGCTCGATGGCCTGGGCGAGCCGTAACGGACTAGGTGACCGTCATTACCGGATCGGCGGCTATGGCGATGCTTTCGGAGACGAAGGCAGTGCCTGCTGGATCGGCCGCGAGAGCCTATCGATCGCAAGCCAGGCGTTGGACGGTCGGCGAACGGATGCCAGCGAGTTTGCGCAGGGGATACTGGAGGGACTTTCGCTCAGCTCCGATTGCCTCATCGATTGGGTCTACTCTCTCGCCAATCAGCGCACAGCCATCGCTGGTGTTGCAAAAATCACGGCCG is part of the Rhizobium jaguaris genome and encodes:
- a CDS encoding DeoR/GlpR family DNA-binding transcription regulator is translated as MKDDRLSAIRQHLYSHGFSHIQTIADAVGASLPTVRRDLLALEAEGAIVRTHGGARIADATGTEVAFELREQKNLAAKRAIADAAFEELVPKSTVFLDAGTTVLQLARRLRLEPMPLSIFTNCVTVAQVLMDVSDLRITLIGGQLRPENASMVGPIAESTLERLWFDQLFLGAGAIADDTCLYSLDEHEARVNELMLARSAKKALLVDSSKFGHRLTYRVAPLNSDLKIFTDHKLPIEWRARINNLGSSVTEAPYRESERR
- a CDS encoding N-acetylglucosamine kinase gives rise to the protein MSYALGLDSGGTKTLIALVEESGAVLGISSGASLDPTAGDEWPARLARQVGEATQGREAPVAAAFGLSFHDEIENFTRRQKQVAAALLPTSQVIVENDVRMAFDGAFATGGGVLVLAGTGSMAWASRNGLGDRHYRIGGYGDAFGDEGSACWIGRESLSIASQALDGRRTDASEFAQGILEGLSLSSDCLIDWVYSLANQRTAIAGVAKITAALAASGSLIAQGLLDDACEHLAAHVLAAERLVSTPGASRQPWSYAGGVFANPIILGGVTRRVGSDPREPVLPPIGGAVLRAAQLAGWKTDAAFVGRLKSSLQQNLQSTMQ